From the Suncus etruscus isolate mSunEtr1 chromosome 19, mSunEtr1.pri.cur, whole genome shotgun sequence genome, one window contains:
- the LOC125997149 gene encoding zinc finger protein 436-like, which translates to MKANVHTFNDFKKKASKQMNKTECNNDGPENQEGGLGAPSSEDGKNSPVNKQRKNLTKRKKSSCQEKTRVKLTDHSQNSETSIEENEENGKGLSSASPSHDHASTNTPECQDCGPESKCSAHVGDSSTTSSSKNPDEGENVSTEASHQSKPMKKRSKNKVCLCDRCGKCFRRALELKIHYRSHMSEKPYNCKECGKGFVRSSHLTEHMYIHSGERPHMCDICGKGFSCASNLKRHLKTHNGQRPYECHICEKTFIQAINLDYHIKSHTGKKAHQCQQCGECFRLPAQLRYHQQKHSGKRPNEKQLDRERPHKCTECGKSFIQSCNLISHMKIHPEIEIPNFALVN; encoded by the coding sequence ATGAAGGCGAACGTTCATACTTTTAacgattttaaaaagaaagcatcCAAGCAGATGAATAAGACTGAGTGTAATAATGATGGGCCTGAGAATCAGGAAGGAGGTCTCGGGGCCCCTTCATCAGAAGATGGCAAGAACTCTCCTGtgaataagcaaagaaaaaactTAACCAAACGGAAGAAATCTTCCTGTCAGGAGAAAACCAGAGTGAAGCTTACAGATCACAGTCAAAATTCAGAAACATCCATCGAAGagaatgaggaaaatggaaagggtCTCTCAAGTGCTTCACCTTCCCACGATCATGCCTCCACCAACACTCCCGAGTGTCAGGATTGTGGGCCTGAATCTAAGTGTTCTGCACACGTTGGTGATTCCAGCACAACCTCCTCGAGCAAGAATCCAGATGAAGGAGAGAATGTCTCCACTGAAGCCTCCCACCAGAGCAAGCCCATGAAAAAGAGGTCTAAAAATAAGGTCTGTCTCTGTGACCGATGTGGGAAATGCTTCCGCAGGGCTCTCGAACTCAAAATACATTATCGATCGCACATGTCAGAGAAGCCATACAACtgcaaggagtgtgggaaggGCTTCGTGAGGTCGTCTCATCTGACAGAGCATATGTACATCCACAGTGGGGAGAGGCCCCACATGTGTGATATCTGCGGTAAAGGCTTCTCCTGCGCCTCCAACCTCAAGAGACACCTGAAGACCCACAATGGCCAGCGGCCCTATGAATGTCACATATGTGAGAAAACCTTCATTCAGGCTATCAACCTCGACTACCACATAAAATCTCACACGGGCAAGAAGGCGCATCAGTGCCAGCAATGTGGGGAATGCTTCAGGCTTCCCGCCCAGCTGAGGTACCACCAGCAGAAGCACAGTGGAAAGAGACCCAATGAAAAGCAATTGGATCGGGAGAGGCCCCACAAGTGCACGGAATGTGGGAAAAGCTTCATCCAGTCCTGCAACCTCATCTCCCACATGAAAATTCACCCTGAAATAGAAATACCTAACTTTGCGTTGGTAAACTAG